A single genomic interval of Spinacia oleracea cultivar Varoflay chromosome 6, BTI_SOV_V1, whole genome shotgun sequence harbors:
- the LOC110804877 gene encoding CO(2)-response secreted protease: protein MSLKISLSSLLFFYFVFFISSHYKETDASMASKNGNVYIVYMGDNKNNNDMLLNSLLRRNKNALVYRYKNGFSGFAARLTDLEVRQLSEHPGVVSVFPDPMLQLHTTRSWDFLQYETSVLIYSQPRFNAPLLASKGSDTIIGILDTGIWPESESFRDTGMDLIPSRWKGKCMDGENFTSSDCNKKLIGARYYKDEDSDTKIQSARDQIGHGTHVASTAAGVSVENASYYGLANGAARGGSPTSHIAMYRVCFSDGCPGSAILAAFDDAIADGVDLLSLSLGASSAFTPDFSTDPIAIGAFHAVQKGITVLCSAGNDGPSPQSVVNVAPWIITIAATTIDRDLQSDVVLGNNKVIKGESINFSELGNSPKYPLISGVAAKTKSATEDEARNCYPDSIDAEKIKGKIVLCQHPDKSRYSMRAKLTVVKNGGGVGIIIINDKTRLVASNSGTFPMTVITTEDSAEILAYMNATENSVATILATKTVPTFKPAPTLAYFSARGPSAGLNNLLKPDIAAPGVNILAAWIANDKSGETTPEGKEPPEFNLLSGTSMACPHAAGIAANIKSQNPTWSPAAIRSSMITTAIQTNNLKQPITTQTGEDATPYDFGAGEVSPTGGIQPGLVYDIDPTDYLQFLCYYGYDTSTIKLIAAQLPSGFSCPKNSSADMISNINYPSIAVSINATTGPVTVKRTVTNVDNDEATIYTVLIDKPAGLEVNVSPNQLKFTADANKLSYEVTFSPPSSVKGNMFGAVTWTNNKYKVRSPFVVSLNGV, encoded by the exons atgagCTTGAAAATCTCTCTTTCGTCCTTGCTGTTTTTCTACTTTGTGTTctttatctcttcacattacAAAGAAACTGATGCTTCTATGGCGTCTAAAAATGGCAATGTTTATATAGTGTACATGGGAGATAACAAGAATAACAATGATATGCTTCTTAACTCTCTGTTAAGAAG gaATAAGAATGCTTTAGTTTATAGGTACAAGAATGGATTTTCAGGATTTGCTGCGCGGCTAACAGACTTAGAGGTACGTCAACTGAGTGAACATCCAGGAGTTGTGTCTGTGTTCCCAGATCCCATGCTTCAACTTCATACAACGCGTTCATGGGATTTCTTGCAATACGAAACTTCTGTGTTGATTTACTCCCAACCGCGCTTTAATGCTCCTCTGTTGGCCTCTAAAGGTTCAGATACTATTATTGGCATTTTAGATACAG GTATCTGGCCAGAATCGGAGAGCTTTCGTGACACAGGAATGGACTTAATTCCATCAAGGTGGAAAGGGAAATGTATGGATGGAGAAAACTTTACTTCTTCTGATTGTAACAA AAAGTTGATAGGAGCGAGATACTACAAAGACGAAGACAGTGACACAAAAATTCAGTCAGCTAGAGATCAAATAGGACATGGAACACATGTTGCATCAACAGCAGCAGGTGTATCAGTAGAAAATGCTTCATACTATGGGTTGGCTAATGGAGCAGCAAGAGGTGGATCTCCAACATCACACATAGCTATGTATCGTGTGTGCTTCTCTGATGGATGTCCTGGATCTGCTATCTTGGCTGCTTTTGATGACGCGATAGCAGATGGTGTTGATCTGCTGTCTTTATCACTTGGAGCTTCATCTGCATTTACACCTGATTTCTCCACTGATCCTATTGCTATAGGTGCATTTCATGCAGTCCAGAAAGGGATTACCGTTCTTTGCTCTGCAGGTAATGACGGCCCTTCTCCTCAATCTGTAGTCAATGTGGCTCCTTGGATCATTACTATTGCTGCCACTACCATTGATCGTGACCTCCAATCTGATGTTGTCTTAGGCAACAACAAAGTCATTAAG GGTGAATCCATCAACTTCTCAGAACTCGGAAACTCCCCAAAATACCCATTGATCTCTGGTGTTGCTGCCAAGACTAAGTCTGCAACTGAAGATGAAGCAAG GAATTGCTACCCTGACTCAATTGATGCAGAAAAGATCAAAGGAAAAATAGTGCTTTGTCAGCATCCAGACAAAAGTCGTTACAGTATGAGGGCAAAACTAACGGTAGTTAAGAATGGTGGCGGTGTAggaattataataattaatgaTAAAACGCGATTAGTTGCCAGTAATTCAGGCACCTTTCCAATGACTGTGATTACCACAGAGGATAGTGCAGAAATCCTTGCATACATGAACGCGACTGA AAATTCGGTTGCAACAATCTTAGCTACGAAAACAGTCCCCACATTTAAGCCAGCTCCAACACTTGCCTATTTCTCAGCAAGAGGTCCATCAGCAGGCCTCAATAACCTTCTCAAG CCTGATATTGCAGCACCAGGAGTAAATATTCTTGCAGCGTGGATAGCTAACGACAAATCAGGAGAAACCACACCTGAGGGAAAAGAACCTCCTGAATTCAACCTGCTTTCTGGAACTTCTATGGCTTGCCCACATGCTGCAGGCATTGCTGCCAACATCAAATCTCAGAATCCCACCTGGAGTCCTGCTGCTATAAGATCTTCTATGATCACAACTG CGATTCAAACCAACAATTTGAAACAACCCATAACCACACAAACAGGAGAGGATGCCACACCATATGATTTCGGAGCAGGGGAGGTAAGCCCCACAGGAGGAATTCAACCAGGATTGGTTTATGACATTGACCCAACAGACTACTTGCAGTTTCTGTGTTACTATGGATATGATACCTCCACTATAAAGCTTATTGCAGCTCAACTTCCAAGTGGATTTTCTTGCCCTAAAAATTCAAGCGCGGACATGATATCGAATATCAACTACCCATCAATAGCTGTATCTATTAATGCTACAACAGGTCCTGTGACAGTTAAGAGGACTGTCACTAATGTCGATAATGATGAAGCCACAATCTATACTGTTCTTATAGATAAACCTGCAGGACTAGAGGTAAATGTAAGTCCTAATCAACTCAAATTTACAGCAGACGCCAACAAGTTGAGTTATGAGGTTACGTTTTCTCCTCCTTCTTCTGTTAAGGGAAATATGTTTGGGGCGGTCACATGGACAAACAACAAGTACAAAGTTAGAAGTCCTTTTGTTGTAAGCTTAAATGGAGTTTAG